Proteins from one Cyclopterus lumpus isolate fCycLum1 chromosome 11, fCycLum1.pri, whole genome shotgun sequence genomic window:
- the LOC117739179 gene encoding coagulation factor XI-like: METHLILGVLLSICSLSFSQECDQQLLENMDFPGSGIKFVFSPDVSHCQQLCTQHPACLFFTFVRADWTGDNRHFYCYLKTTPSGQPNLRTPLLGATSGFSLKNCNADPQPCLPQLYHNVDFPGADYRSLFTADYEECQRACTQDHGCQFFTFVNVGYTSENIRYKCHLKFSWAVPIIPIVQRKMYVVSGFSEPAHTTQGSKPACKGKLFPSTDIQGNDLVTVRAASPEHCQTLCSAHPDCTFFTFVSNNFNCQLKENKKEMVFKAGAGFTSGLPARFCQPDNSWIQVALEEVDFQYSDIRYELMDDAHTCQMTCNEDANCQFYTYVKANTSDIEYRRRCYLKRAITMPAPPKVTKVTNAVSGFQLRNCMRSAPVTVA, from the exons ATGGAAACACATCTGATTTTGGGGGTTCTGCTGTCTATCTGCAGCCTCTCCTTTAGTCAAG AATGTGATCAACAGCTTCTGGAGAATATGGATTTCCCTGGATCAGGCATCAAATTTGTCTTTTCTCCTGATGTCAGCCACTGTCAGCAGCTTTGCACCCAGCACCCCGCCTGTCTCTTCTTCACCTTTGTTCGTGCGGACTGGACCGGGGACAACAG gCACTTCTACTGTTACCTCAAGACCACTCCCTCTGGACAGCCCAATTTGAGGACTCCATTATTGGGTGCCACCTCTGGATTTTCTCTCAAAAACTGCAACGCAGATCCAC AGCCTTGTCTGCCTCAGCTTTACCATAACGTAGACTTCCCAGGGGCAGACTACCGCAGCTTGTTTACAGCCGACTATGAGGAGTGTCAGAGAGCCTGCACACAGGACCATGGCTGTCAGTTCTTTACTTTTGTCAATGTGGGCTACACATCAGAGAATATCAG GTACAAGTGCCACCTTAAATTCAGCTGGGCGGTACCGATAATTCCTATTGttcaaagaaaaatgtatgtaGTATCTGGATTTTCCGAACCAGCACACACAACTCAAGGATCTAAACCAG CATGTAAGGGAAAGCTTTTTCCGAGCACTGACATCCAAGGAAATGACCTTGTGACTGTTCGTGCTGCCTCTCCTGAACACTGCCAGACTCTGTGCTCTGCTCATCCAGACTGCACCTTCTTCACTTTTGTCAG caaCAACTTCAATTGTCagctgaaggaaaacaaaaaggaaatggtTTTCAAAGCCGGAGCAGGATTCACATCTGGATTACCAGCACGGTTCTGTCAGCCGGATAaca GCTGGATTCAGGTCGCTCTTGAAGAAGTAGATTTCCAGTACAGTGACATTCGATACGAGCTGATGGACGATGCACACACTTGCCAGATGACCTGTAATGAGGATGCTAACTGCCAGTTCTACACCTATGTCAAAGCAAACACATCTGACATTGAGTACAG GCGCCGCTGCTATCTCAAGCGTGCCATCACCATGCCTGCTCCTCCTAAAGTGACCAAAGTGACCAATGCTGTATCAGGCTTCCAACTGAGGAACTGCATGCGCAGCGCTCCAGTCACTGTTGCTTAG
- the LOC117739449 gene encoding glutathione S-transferase A-like: protein MAQDMTLLWGSGSPPCWRVMIALEEKNLQGYNQKLLSFEKGEHKSPEVLAMNPRGQLPAFKHKAYVLNESNAACIYLANQFQSQGTQLIPDCPAEQAMMYQRMFEGLTLNQKMADVIYYTWKVPEGERHDSAVKRNKEALIAELKLWEGYLNKGPGSFLAGNKFSLADVVVYPSIAYLFRFQLCGERYPNLAAYYNSLKDRASIKASWPPTWLESPDKSAMLKDF, encoded by the exons ATGGCCCAGGACATGACTCTGCTGTGGGGCTCCGGCTCTCCGCCCTGTTGGAGGGTCATGATCGCGCTGGAGGAGAAGAACCTGCAGGGTTACAACCAGAAGCTGCTCTCGTTTGAGAAGGGGGAGCACAAGTCACCGGAAGTCTTGGCCATGAACCCCCGGGGACAG cttcCTGCCTTCAAACATAAAGCCTACGTCCTGAATGAGTCCAACGCTGCCTGCATCTACCTGGCG AACCAGTTCCAGTCCCAGGGAACCCAGCTGATCCCTGACTGCCCAGCTGAACAAGCAATGATGTATCAGCGCATGTTTGAGGGTCTCACTCTGAACCAGAAAATGG CGGATGTTATCTACTACACCTGGAAGGTtccggagggagagagacacgaCTCTGCTGTGAAGAGAAATAAAGAGGCTCTGATTGCTGAGCTTAAGCTGTGGGAGGGATACCTCAACAAG gGTCCAGGTTCTTTCCTGGCCGGAAACAAGTTTTCACTGGCTGATGTGGTTGTTTATCCAAGCATCGCTTATCTCTTCCGTTTCCA GTTATGTGGAGAGCGTTACCCTAACCTGGCAGCCTACTATAACTCCCTAAAGGACCGAGCCAGCATCAAAGCCTCCTGGCCTCCGACCTGGCTGGAATCTCCAGATAAATCCGCCATGCTCAAAGACTTCTga
- the LOC117739515 gene encoding glutathione S-transferase A-like → MYQRMFEGLSYEKLNAVIYYEWFVPEEERHDSALKRNREALATELKLWEGYLQKLSSGSHLAGQSFSLADVTVFPTVATLFRFGLSAERYPKLGEYHALLKERPGIKASWPPHWLENPEGQDALKDV, encoded by the exons ATGTACCAACGCATGTTTGAGGGTCTCTCCTACGAAAAACTCA aTGCAGTTATCTACTATGAGTGGTTTGTCCCTGAAGAAGAGAGGCATGACTCTGCTCTAAAGAGAAACAGGGAAGCTCTGGCCACTGAGCTCAAGCTCTGGGAGGGTTACCTGCAGAAG CTGAGCTCGGGCTCTCACCTGGCAGGACAGTCCTTCTCTCTGGCAGATGTGACCGTCTTTCCAACTGTTGCTACTCTCTTCAGATTCGG ATTGTCTGCCGAGCGTTACCCGAAACTGGGAGAGTACCACGCTCTGCTGAAGGAGCGGCCCGGCATCAAAGCCAGCTGGCCTCCTCACTGGCTGGAGAACCCCGAGGGACAAGACGCACTCAAAGACGTCTGA